A part of Entelurus aequoreus isolate RoL-2023_Sb linkage group LG10, RoL_Eaeq_v1.1, whole genome shotgun sequence genomic DNA contains:
- the LOC133659135 gene encoding uncharacterized protein LOC133659135: MSQKRTYPSGAEKRKKKKVEEEKKCHDKGALLKYFGGTESAQSQSTSSGSTVSDESGPSPSSTVLSHTPPSSVPTVPSMSETTADLSTTSTTTSPSHHGPSSAPPVDPAEWPSFLSDSDMTQQAEGQHGCVTG, translated from the exons atgtcacaaaaaaggacatatccttcaggtgcagaaaaaaggaagaagaagaaagtggaagaggagaaaaaatgccatgataaag gagcattgttaaaatactttggaggcacagaatcagcccagagccagtccacatcctcaggctcaactgtgagtgatgaatcag GTCCATCTCCATCCTCTACAGTGCTCTCTCACACACCTCCATCCTCTGTGCCCACTGTCCCCTCCATGTCTGAAACCACAGCTGATTTATCTA CAACTTCCACCACAACGTCCCCTTCACACCATGGACCATCATCAGCTCCGCCAGTTGACCCAGCTGAATGGCCTTCCTTCCTCTCAGATTCAGACATGACTCAGCAG GCAGAAGGGCAACACGGCTGCGTAACTGGATAA